A window of Candidatus Dependentiae bacterium genomic DNA:
CATGTGAGCAATAACTTTTTCAAAAACTGGTTTTGTTATTCTTGGCTCAATGGGAACGCCGGTGTTCAAAAAAAATGATCCATGTTGTCGAATGTGTTTAAAGAGATCGGTTAAAGGTTGTAACACCGTGGTGCCGGCATCCAGGTACAAAATGTGAGGGAACATGTCTAAAGCTTGTTTAATGACAACGGGCTTCCAGGTGAACCAACCACGTTTTATGAGTTGATCGGGATTGGTTCTGAAGTATTGTAAAATATGTGGGTTTTTTCTTTCGACGTCACAGACAATAACTTTTTCGATAGTACACAAGTGTGCTCTTGCTTCTGGTGGCAGGCCAAGATCAAATATGGCGATTGTACCAAGATTATCAAAATCGTTTTTGTGGATACTCCCTATTAAATTCATGAGCATTGTAAAATAATCTCCATCGGCAGCAGTACAATAGTAATGACGGCTGTCATTCAGGGAATTATTTTGGGTATGTTGATTGTCAAAGGGTGCAGTATCATTGTGTCCTTGAATGTCATATGATGCGCTTAATAAAAGAAACATAAGGCAGAGATTTATTTTGTTCATAGCGGATCTTTTTGGGTCATTTTACGTTCAATATAGAGTCTCAAATTAAAGTGTAAATGTTGTGCCCGTGGATTAACTTCAAGTGCTTTAAGTACGGCCCATTCACCTGTTTCGTATTCACCGATATACCAAGAACATATGCCCAAAATATCGTAACGTTCAAAGTCGTACATATATTTTTCGACAAACAAAACATCTTGGACTGGGTAAGGAATTTTTACGGCGCGTGAAGCAAAAATAAAGGCAAGCGGCATATTGTTTTTATGGCGATAATATTGCGCTATTTTAATAAGAGGTTCAGCGCGGTGGGGCCGCATGGTGAAGGCTTTTAAGTAAAGTTTTACGGCATCAGAAACTATTTCTGGTTCATCTTTTGATTCCATCATTTCTGCAACTCTTGCTAAACGATACGTCGTGACGTAGTTTTCTTCGTCCCAACCTTGAATTTCAGAACGTTTTTTATAAAACAAAAATGCATTTTCAAGATCATCGAGTGCTTCGTATGTTTGTGCAAGATAGAATAACGTGCGTGGATCGCGGCGATCTTCGATATAACTTTTTAATAAAAGTTGTAGGTCGCGGTGCCAGCGTTGTGCAGATTTTTCTTTACCGACTTGTGATGGACGCCATTCAAAATACGCGCTGTCAGGAGCTTTAATGACGCTTACTTGGTTGAGTGCTTCATGTACTGCGCCTACAAATTTTACGCCACATTTGCAGCGAATCAGTCGGCTGGTGTAAAATGAGACTGCACTGTTTTTGATGGATACAAGGTACGATCCTTCATTGCTGTGCTTAACAGTTTTACAAAACTCTAATAATTCTTCAACGTTATGCATATACCATTCTGCATCGGGCATGAGCATGAATGTTGCATCAGGGAAAATCCCCTCTACGGCATCAAGTGCATGGTTACGGGAGGTTGAAAAATCAATAAAAGGTTCTTCAACAACGTGACCTTCGCTAATATCATATTTTTTAAATAATGATTGTGCGATGTCTTGTGTGCCATCGGTTGAGCCCGTATCAAAGACAACAAAATGTTTTACGCCGCCGTCGATATAGGGCTGCAGTGTTTCTTCTATGGAACCAGCCTCATTTTTTACCATAAGTACGGTTACGAGTAATGGGTCACAAGAAATGGATTGGATGAATAAAATGATGATAAAAAATAGTGATTTAAACTTCATGCGCTCTCCTGTATATATAGATGAATAAATTGTTCTACACTAAACCAATATAAAAAAAGTTTGTCAAGCATCGCATGATGCTATGAATCAAATGATTTGAGTGTTATGAGTAGCTTGAGCTGGCAAAAGATGGTAGTATCCTCTGGTTGTTTTGAGGAGTAAAAAAATAAAAGAAAGGTCTGATAGTGGGCAGAAAAATAGTGTTGGTAGCGTGGTTGTTTATATATATATTTTCTGGTGTTACGTTAGCAGATGCGCCGAAAACAAAAATGTGGAGTATTCTGATATGCACGCTGGAAGAGCGTAAAGAGAGTTTTAAAAGAATTTATAATAAGTTACAGCGTCAAATTTTAGTTAACAATCTTTCCGATCAGGTTGAGGTATTATTTTTCAAAGATAATCGCGAACATTCAATTGGTTTTAAAAGAAACGCGCTATTGCAACAAAGCCAAGCAGAATATGTGTGTTGTGTAGATGATGATGATGATGTGCATGATTTTTATGTGCCTATGATTTATGAAAAGTTATTGCAATCTCCTGATTGCGTGAGTCTTGTTGGAGTCATGACCACGAATGGAAAAAATCCAGAAACATTTATACATTCAATAGAATATAACAATAAATATTGCACAGAAAATGGCGTGCATTTACGTCCACCAAATCATTTAAATCCAGTCAAGCGATCTATTGCATTACAATTTTTATTCCCCGAAAATAATTATGGTGAAGATCGTTCATGGACCTTAGACATGGCCCATTCAGGACTTTTGCAAACAGAGGCCGTCATTGATGTCCCTTATTATTTTTATCAGTACGATGGCAAATATTCCGGACAATCGACTCCGTACGTAAAGCCACGTGTTTCTATTATCACATCGTTGTATAAAGGCGATGAGTTTATCGAAGGATTTTTGGCTGATATCGTGCGGCAGACAATATTCAACGAGTGTGAATTGATTATTATCAATGCAAATTCTCCTGATAATGAAGAGCCGATTATTAAAGCATATTGTGAGCTGTATCCTAACATTGTGTATGAACGACTTGCCGTAGACCCTGGCTTGTATGCTGTTTGGAACTATGCGATTAGTATCGCGCGCGCTGATTTAGTAACCAATTCGAATGTTGATGACCGTCGAAATCCTGAATCACTCGAAACACATGCACGCGTATTGGAAGACGACATTACGATCGACTTGGTATACTCAGATGTGTACGTAACCTATGGACCGAACGAAACATTTGAATGTAATAGTAGGTATGGCGTCATATGTTCCGATGAATTTGCCCCAGAACGCATGAATCATTGTCAGCCAGGACCACAACCAATGTGGCGCAAAGCGTTGCATAGTGAGCACGGTTGGTTTGACGAGACCTTTATTTCTGCGGGGGACTATGAATTTTGGAATCGATTAGCAAGTCATGGTGTCCGTTTTAAAAAAGTTCCGGGTATTGCAGGGCTGTTTTATCAAAATCCGCATGGACTTTCTACCGATCAAGATTCAGCGAAAGCAGCACGACGTCATCATGAAAATCAACGTGTCGTAGCGCAGTATCGTCACATGTGGGGCTGGTAAAATCGATATCATGATGAGATAAAAAAATGCCTCTCTTGCAGGTTGTTGAACCGTATAGCAAGAGAGGCATTTTTGTTTTAGCAGTGTACTAAGCAATGCGGATTATGAGTATTGATGCGCTGACGCCTGTTAGTGTTCCACCAGCTGTAGGTGTGGTGGTGACTGCACCTGCCGACGTGTCATTAACGAGAGTGATCATGTCACCTGCATTAGCATTAAATATTACAAATCCTGTATTTTGTTGATTGACGTCTGCTGATCCATAGCGTGCGGACGCGCTAGTTGGGGAGCTAATTGGAGAGCCATTTCGATATAAAGTGAATTGATTTGCAGTTGTTGCTGTAACAGAAAACCAAGCTTCAAAAAGTCCTCCCGTATTAATAGTGATGTTTCCTGTAGCTGGTGCGTGAGAGAAGCCTGTCGTTATAGGCCCATTGGAACTGAACGATTTAGTGCTTGTAACAGCAACTGATTGAGTCGTATCATCATACACATAGGCATAATCTAAAGCGCCTAATGGAGTAATTCCCTGAGGGCCTGCTGGGCCCTGGGCTCCTTGCGAGCCTTGTGCTCCTTGTGCTCCGGTGGTGCCAGTAGCACCAGTAATGCCAGTAATTCCTTTAGTTCCTGTAGTTCCTGTAAGACCCGTAGTTCCAGTAATACCTGTAATACCAGTTGTTCCAGTGGCTCCTGTTGTGCCGGTGGTTCCTGTGAGTCCTCTTGATCCTGTTGCTCCTGTTGCGCCCTTAGTGCCAAGCGCTCCCATGGCGCCAGCAATGCCGGCAATTCCCGTGAGGCCCGTTGCTCCGGTAGCACCGGTAATGCCTGTTGCACCTGTTGATCCTGTTGCTCCGGTAATGCCAAATCCGGTAGCGCCTGTGTCGCCAGTTGGTCCCGTTGGGCCAACATCACCCGTTGCGCCCGTGGCACCGGCTGGTCCAAACCCCAACGACCCTACAGATCCCGTGGCACCGGTAATGCCAGGAGCGCCGGTTGCTCCTGTGGCGCCAGTAACGCCAGTGTCACCCGTGGCGCCAACACCGGTTGGGCCTGTGATGCCGGTGTCCCCGGTTGGGCCAGTATCCCCTCGAGGCCCTCGTGCACCCGTTGGTCCAGTTCCAGTATCACCTGTTGCCCCGGTGGGACCAGTTACGCCTGTTTGACCAGAAGCACCGGTTATGCCGCTCGCTCCTGTTGGGCCAACTCCGGTAGCGCCAGTAGTACCCGTGAGTCCTGTTGCGCCGGTAGCGCCAAGAATGTTGGTGATATCAATGCCGTTGACGAGTAATGTTTGTGCTGCAAGGGTGCAGGTGATGCAGAGGTTGCAATAGGTTTGATTTCTGCAGCTTCTGGTTATTTCGTCAAGCGTATAGTCGTAGTCGTCATGGTAAGCTTGTGTTTGCCCGCACCAGATAAATATGGTGAGGAGGGTGAGGTTGCGATAAATGGTGTACATAATGTGGGTTCCTTTTTAAATATTATTTTACGAAACTCTATGGATAAGGAGCGACCAGCTAACATTAAATGCCGATCCGCCAGTGGGTGGAATACCTACGACGTTATAAGCATACTGTGACAAGGATTGTCCTGCTGATGCGGTAAAAATCCCGTGGCCTGTGTTTTGTTGGTTGGCTGATGCAGAGCCATAGAGAGTTCCAGGTATATCCGTAAAAGTTGAGGGGGGGGTCAACAGGCGTAACTTCATTTGAAAGGCGTTATTATTGGTGAAGGAGTGCCAATATTCGTAAGTTCCTGTTGTGTTAATTCTAATGGACGAATATTGCGGTGGCCCTCCCACCGGTGTGAAAGCAGAGGTGCTTGGACCAAACTCGATATAAGGAAAATCTCCCGTGCCGCTGAAATTACCATTGTCGTAATAGGCATAAAAATAATCTAATGGTGCAGCAGCACCATTCGTGCCTGCTGGTCCTTGGGCGCCTTGAACGCCAGTCTGTCCTGTTGCTCCTGTTGCTCCTGTTGCGCCGGTTGTTCCTGTAGCTCCAGTATTTCCTGTCGCGCCTGTTGCGCCGGTGATGCCAGTTGTGCCTGTAGCGCCAGTTGTTCCCGTTGTGCCTGTCGTGCCGGTTTTTCCTGAGGCACCAATAGCGCCAAATGATCCTAGATTTCCTACTGCTCCGGTTTCTCCAGTAGAGCCGGTTGCTCCTTTGGCGCCAGTGGCACCGATGTTGCCGGTAGCTCCCGTTGAGCCTGTTATTCCTGTGGCGCCGGTAGCACCTGTTGGGCCGGTAGGGCCAGGGCTGCCGGTAGCTCCTCGAAAACCTTGCGTGCCCGTTGCGCCACCAATTGCTCCCACGGGTCCCGTTGGTCCTGTTGGGCCTGTTGCGCCGGTAGCGCCAGTTGGTGCTATGCCCGTTGCGCCGGTGGCGCCGGTAATGCCAAGGCTGCCAGTTTCTCCCGTTGCTCCGATGGGTCCTGTTTCGCCTTGTGGTCCTTGGCTACCTTGTGGTCCGGTAAGGCCTGTTGGGCCGGTATCTCCCGTTGCACCTATAATACCGGTTGGACCTGTGTCCCCGGTAGGTCCTGTTGGGTAGGCACCTGTTGCGCCGGTGGCGCCAGTTGGTCCTGTATTTCCAGCGGCTCCTATGGTACCAGTTTCGCCTTTGCTGCCAGTTATGCCAAGAATATCTTGTACATTAACACCATTGACCAGTACGGTGCCAGCGTTTAAGGTGCAGGTTACTGAAAGGGTACAAAATCTTGGTTGTTTGCATGCACGGGTAATGGCATCTTCGGCCATCAGGATCGTCATCTCATGTTCATTGAGAGATTTGAGCGATGACGTCATGCATAATAATGGGATGATTATATTTTTTATTTGTAGCATTGTAGTTCCTTTTTTTAAGCGAGCCTTCGCACATGCAGTGATGCATTGACGTTTGTGAATACTCCGCCTGCATTTGTTTGCAGGGTGATTGTTCCAACAGTAGAAACTAAATTTCTTAGATTGAGGATGCTTGGTCCTGCGGTGGAAAAAATAGCAAAACCAGTGTTTTGTTGGTTGGGGGCACCTGACCCATATATTCTTCCGCCTGCTACGTTGTTATCTACGGCTAATGAAAATTGATTGGCTTCTACGCCTGTAACATCCCACCAAACAGCATAGGTGCCGGCAATACTTATATTGAGGTTTTTGTTTCCTCCGGTCAAAGAAAAAATCGAAGTCATAGGTCCCGCTGTATCAAATGAAACGTCGCCACTAGGTAGGATAGTTGCTGCTCCTAAGTTATAGACATACGCATAATCATAGTATCCAGCTGCACCAGCAGCACCAGCAGGGCCAACCGAGCCAGCTGCTCCCGTGGCTCCTGTGGCGCCTGTAGCTCCGCGGTTTCCTGTGCTACCAGTAGCGCCGGTAATGCCTGTGGGGCCTGTTGCTCCAGTTGTTCCAGTTGCGCCAGTAATACCAGTAGTGCCCGTTGTTCCAGTAGTGCCCGTTGTTCCTGTAGTGCCTGTAGCGCCGGTTGCTCCTTTGGCGCCGTCATCACCAGCATCACCAGTAATGCCAGTAGCGCCGGTTGAACCTGTTGCGCCCCTCACTCCCGTGGGTCCGGTTGTTCCTTGGGCTCCTGTGGCGCCAGTGGGCCCTGTAGCGCCGGTGGTTGAACCCGTTGCGCCGGTTGGTCCTGTTGCGCCTTGTGCGCCGCCGGCTGCTCCGGTGGCTCCCGTAGGGCCAGTTGGACCAGTAGCGCCAGTTTCGCCTGTCGCACCGGTTGGGCCTGCGTCGCCCATTGCGCCAGTAGCGCCGGTTGCTCCGGTTGGACCAGTAGGGCCAGTTTGCGTGCCGCCAGTTGGTCCGGTAGCCCCTATAAATCCAGTTCTTCCGACGGTGCCTATGGGGCCAGTTGGGCCGGTGGTTGTTATGCCGATAAACCCCGTTGGGCCGGTTTCGCCCGTTGGGCCAGTAATTCCTGTGGCTCCGGTAGCTCCAGTTGGTCCAGTAATAGTTGCTCCCGTTGCGCCAGTGGCTCCGGTAGCACCAGTTATGCCGACAAGGTCAGCAATATTCATACCATTGACGATTAATATTTTTGCGGCCACGGTACAAGTGACGGTGAGATTACAAAACTTGACGGGGTTGCAGCCTCGCGTGATGTCATCATCGTAGTCATCGATTGTGTCTGGTAGTGTATTGGTGGTTACGCATGCCAAGAGCATGAGCATGAGAGCGCGATAGAAATTCTGCATGTCCTACGTTCCTTTTTTAATGGGTTAGCTGTGTCACGTATACAGTTAGAGTAGAAAGTTGGGTGTGCCCGTGTCAATAAACCTTCTTTTTCAGTCGTATTTTTATGGGGATGTTGTTTGGCGAGGCAATCGGTTGATCAAGCCGTGTTATAAGGGGTGGTGTTGACGCACCTCTTTTTTGCTGTAGGCTGGTTAATAGATGGTAAAAGGGCTCTTTCAAGGGCGCTTCAGGTTCAGCCCTGTCCGCCACAGCCCAAATTCCGGCGTAGCTAGCCAAGCCTGATGGCCTGGACTAGCGTAGAGGGATAAAGATCTTTTCAGATTTAGAGCCTGTCCACCATAGTTAGCCAGGCCGAAAATAGTGATCTTTAAGATCACCAGGCATGGATTAGCGAAGGAGGATTATATCGAACAATCAGGGGTCGAGGTTATAAGTCCCCCAAATAACACAAAAAACAGATCACCTATGAGTAGGCACAGGGTGCCGGGCTCCATGAGCTACGGCACCATACTATGCTTATCCGGGTCTGGTGATCTTAAAAGATCACTATTTTAGACTCGGCTGTTCGCTCATCCTGAGTGATTCTCGTAGAGAATTGTATCGAAGTACGTATGGCGAAGCCCGTCATAGCTCGAAGAGCGACGAGGGGCAGGCCACCTAGATAAATTTTTAATTTGAAATGTTTTATTTTAAAAAAATACAATAATATCTCATTGACATTATTATTATTGTGAGTAGGATTGATATTAGTACCACTATAAACGTGGTGCGAAATGGAAGTTTTTTTTAAACAACCCCTTTTTATGGAGGATACTTATGAAGGGTACATTCAAAAAAGCGTTTTCACTGGCGCTCTTAATTTCAGTGGTTCCAGCGTTCTCAATGGAAGTAATTACAGAAATAGTTCCTAACGGTTCTTTAGCATTAGCTAAGGCTACTGTGCAAACAATTCCTGGCAAACTCCCTGCTTACGCACAAACACCTGCTTTCAGAAGCATGACGAGCAGATTTCTTGATTTTGGTAAGAGACAAGCAAACGCAGCATGGCAATTAGCTAAAGAGAACCCATATGCAACGGCTGGTATAGTTGCCGGTACAACTGCTGTTGGTACTATTGCGTACAATCGCGAAGCTATAGCAAACAAAGTAAAAGCGAATCCAAAAATAACTATAGGAACGCTTGGTCTTACCGCTATAGTTGGTGCTGCTGCATACAACAAGCCTGAAGCTAGAACTGCTGTTTTGGCAGGATTTAATTCTGCAAAAGATGCTGTTGTATCTGGTAAAGCAAAAGAAGCTGTTGTGTCTGGCGCTGTTAGAGCAAAAGACGCTACAATCTTTGCTGCTGGCAAAGCAAAAGACGCTACAGTGTTTGCTGCTGGTAAAGCAAAAGATGCAGGCATGTTTGTTGCGGATAAAGTTGCAACTAACAGCAGATATCTTTTTGATGCAGTTAAAGCCAATCCTAAGAAGTCTGGCGTGATTGCAGCGGCAACAGTTGCTACTTTAGGTGTTACCTATGGTATTTACAAATATATGACTCGTCCAGTAGCTGTTAAAGCTACTCCAGTTGTTGCTAGTCTTACTGGTAAAGCAGTAATGGCTTCATTTGTTTTATCAACTCCAGTTGTTGCCGCAACTCCAGAAGCTACCTTGATTGCTCGAGCGCAAGCTATGGTTAACGATGCTCGAGTTCAAGCATTAACCGTTAAATTCGTTAATAGCGAAAACGGGCAAAAGAATACAGCTGTTGAAACATTGAATATTCGCATTGCTAAATTGCAAAATTCAATCACTCCAGTTGATATCCAACAAAGATCTAAAGCATTGACATCAGTTATTGCTTTAGTTAACGAGCAATTGTCAAAAACACAAGCAGCTCAGTAAGCATTATTGCTTAAACAACGGTCACATTCGATAAGCTAGAGCTTTGTGGTGGATGCGTTTTAACCAACGCATCCACCTCTCATTACATAATTGGAGGATTATTATGAAAAAGTTTTTAAACACAGTATTATCACTGGTTCTTTTGACATCATTCGCTCAGTCTGGTGCGATGGGAACAAAACAAGAGTTGCAAGATTTGCTTATGCAAACAAGGCTGCTTGGATTGTTGGAACAAAAAAATAAAACACACAAAGCTTTTTCAGCTGCGTGTTCATCGGGCCTTAAGTTTTTAGGCACAGGTGCTTCTTACCTTGGACGCAGTGCTTTGCATAATCCATCTAAAGCTATTGCAGCAGCAGCTGGTATTGCTGTTAGTGGTTATGTTTTGCATCGTTTGATGAAAAAATCTGACACACAAATTTTGGATTTAATAGCACAAGAAGCTGGCAAGATTCACGGACAAGTAGTTACGGGACAAATTCCTACTCAATCTTTGGGTGAGCGTTTTGCGTATGAACTTAAGCATGAATTGCAAGCAGTGAAATCGTTACCGTCTGCTCCCGGTCAGGTTAGCATGCAAAAATTTAGTGAGCTTGAAACTAAGATTACAAATGTTGGTGCAGCAGTTGCCGATTACAAAGCTAATCCAAACAATTCTTCTAAGAAATGGGTTGCCATTGCAAGCATTTCGACGTTGTGTGATTGCATTGCAACATTAAAAAATGAACTCAATCCACCAAGCTTCTTCAGCAGAAATTTTTGTAAGTTTGCTGTGGCAACAACAGCCGCTGTGGCGGGTTTTGCGGGCTATGTAGTCAAATATGGTCTACCATCATGGTTCAGCAAGAAGTAATCAATCGGAAAAAGTGGAGAGTATGTATATGAAGAATAGAATATCAAAAATAGTATTGATAGTGTTAATGAGTGCATCGATTGTAGCTCCGGCTGATGCTTGTTGCTTGTGTAAGAATGTACAAAAAATAGCTACTAAGCATCCGTTTATTACTGGCATAGTTACGGCGGCAGGTGCTGCATGCGTGTATTCATGGCTTGCAAAAAAATATGCTGCATATCAAGCGCGCAATGAGGCAAGATTCAGAGAAGAGATGCAGAAAATGCTTGATGATTATTCTGAAAAAAACAGAAACA
This region includes:
- a CDS encoding collagen-like protein — protein: MYTIYRNLTLLTIFIWCGQTQAYHDDYDYTLDEITRSCRNQTYCNLCITCTLAAQTLLVNGIDITNILGATGATGLTGTTGATGVGPTGASGITGASGQTGVTGPTGATGDTGTGPTGARGPRGDTGPTGDTGITGPTGVGATGDTGVTGATGATGAPGITGATGSVGSLGFGPAGATGATGDVGPTGPTGDTGATGFGITGATGSTGATGITGATGATGLTGIAGIAGAMGALGTKGATGATGSRGLTGTTGTTGATGTTGITGITGTTGLTGTTGTKGITGITGATGTTGAQGAQGSQGAQGPAGPQGITPLGALDYAYVYDDTTQSVAVTSTKSFSSNGPITTGFSHAPATGNITINTGGLFEAWFSVTATTANQFTLYRNGSPISSPTSASARYGSADVNQQNTGFVIFNANAGDMITLVNDTSAGAVTTTPTAGGTLTGVSASILIIRIA
- a CDS encoding glycosyltransferase; this translates as MGRKIVLVAWLFIYIFSGVTLADAPKTKMWSILICTLEERKESFKRIYNKLQRQILVNNLSDQVEVLFFKDNREHSIGFKRNALLQQSQAEYVCCVDDDDDVHDFYVPMIYEKLLQSPDCVSLVGVMTTNGKNPETFIHSIEYNNKYCTENGVHLRPPNHLNPVKRSIALQFLFPENNYGEDRSWTLDMAHSGLLQTEAVIDVPYYFYQYDGKYSGQSTPYVKPRVSIITSLYKGDEFIEGFLADIVRQTIFNECELIIINANSPDNEEPIIKAYCELYPNIVYERLAVDPGLYAVWNYAISIARADLVTNSNVDDRRNPESLETHARVLEDDITIDLVYSDVYVTYGPNETFECNSRYGVICSDEFAPERMNHCQPGPQPMWRKALHSEHGWFDETFISAGDYEFWNRLASHGVRFKKVPGIAGLFYQNPHGLSTDQDSAKAARRHHENQRVVAQYRHMWGW